One window from the genome of Nicotiana sylvestris chromosome 9, ASM39365v2, whole genome shotgun sequence encodes:
- the LOC104227975 gene encoding uncharacterized protein encodes MEVLSSSQPSLRCCGTEEGKVECKCAEGWSCSVIKTDSPKAGKPFCICSTDTTCICVDESESTLAEVKKALEGSLGCKVVCKTDAGYTCKVTNAGKVITECGEGCICIVDETGSIKCITKAAETSCCTSSSCN; translated from the exons ATGGAAGTTCTTAGCTCAAGCCAGCCGTCACTGAG ATGCTGCGGAACAGAGGAGGGGAAAGTAGAGTGCAAGTGCGCAGAAGGATGGTCTTGCTCCGTTATTAAAACAGATAGTCCCAAAGCTGGCAAGCCCTTCTGTATTTGTTCCACCGACACCACTTGTATCTGTGT GGATGAATCTGAGAGCACGTTAGCAGAGGTTAAGAAAGCTTTAGAGGGCTCACTTGGTTGCAAAGTAGTCTGCAAGACTGATGCAGGATATACTTGTAAAGTCACCAATGCTGGGAAAGTCATAACTGAATGTGGAGAAGGTTGCATCTGCATCGTTGATGAAACAGGCAGTATTAAATGCATAACCAAAGCAGCAGAAACCTCCTGCTGCACCTCTTCCTCTTGTAACTAA